One Natranaerovirga hydrolytica genomic region harbors:
- a CDS encoding MinD/ParA family protein encodes MDQAEQLRKKIKKKKSNGKSARLITVTSGKGGVGKTNVSVNLAVQLKKMGKRVMILDADFGLANIEVLFGIFPKQNLSDLIYKGKDIKDIITQGPLGIEFISGGSGIQELSQLRDDQIHYLMRKLQEIDYMADIIIIDTGAGISSSVLKFVMASEEVILVTTPEPTSITDSYSLLKALKRSEDFDPQKTSIKLITNKVHSKKEGENIFLKLKMVVKKFLNIDLTHLGIIPQDNNIEKAVIEQKPITIKYPNSGASKAIAEIASSLLEIENESMEEKSGMGKFISNFVNLKIFK; translated from the coding sequence ATGGATCAAGCTGAACAATTAAGAAAAAAAATAAAAAAGAAAAAAAGCAATGGGAAATCAGCTAGATTAATAACAGTTACCAGTGGAAAAGGAGGCGTTGGAAAAACCAACGTATCCGTTAACTTGGCTGTTCAATTAAAAAAAATGGGTAAAAGAGTTATGATTTTAGATGCCGATTTTGGGCTAGCCAATATTGAAGTTTTATTTGGTATATTTCCAAAGCAGAACTTAAGTGATTTAATATACAAGGGAAAAGATATCAAAGATATTATTACACAAGGTCCTTTAGGCATTGAATTCATATCAGGAGGTTCAGGAATACAGGAACTCTCCCAATTAAGAGATGACCAAATTCACTATTTAATGAGAAAGCTTCAAGAAATTGATTATATGGCAGATATCATTATTATTGATACGGGAGCAGGCATATCCAGTAGTGTTCTCAAATTTGTTATGGCAAGTGAAGAAGTCATTTTAGTGACAACCCCTGAACCAACATCTATAACAGATTCCTATTCTTTGCTAAAAGCGTTAAAAAGATCTGAAGACTTTGATCCACAAAAGACATCTATAAAATTAATAACCAATAAAGTACATTCCAAAAAGGAAGGGGAAAATATTTTCCTAAAACTTAAAATGGTCGTTAAAAAGTTTCTGAATATCGATTTAACTCATCTAGGTATCATCCCACAAGATAATAATATTGAAAAAGCAGTTATTGAACAAAAACCAATAACAATAAAATATCCAAATTCTGGTGCATCTAAAGCTATTGCTGAAATAGCATCTAGTTTATTAGAAATAGAAAATGAATCAATGGAAGAAAAAAGCGGTATGGGTAAATTCATATCTAATTTCGTCAATCTAAAAATATTCAAATAA
- a CDS encoding flagellar brake protein — protein MLSKTIKLGNKIDITKTDYFLREEIKSHIFVSQLLDILENNVVNVAAPIEAGKLVPLHVDEEYILCFYTEKGLFKCHGKVFNRYSKENQHIIQIEILSELEKYQRRQYYRMDLVLPMKYKIKEDKWKDSFILDLSGGGIRMIGKNKLELNQSIRCTFDLEFQEEVKTVLVKGNVLTSDRVTKNDQTQYEHRVEFLDITSDTQETIIKYIFEKEREKRKQEKGMV, from the coding sequence ATGTTAAGTAAAACCATAAAATTAGGAAACAAAATAGATATTACAAAAACAGATTATTTCTTGAGAGAGGAAATAAAAAGCCATATTTTTGTTAGTCAGCTTTTAGATATCCTAGAAAACAATGTTGTTAATGTTGCGGCACCTATAGAAGCTGGAAAACTAGTGCCATTGCATGTAGACGAAGAATATATTTTGTGTTTTTATACAGAAAAAGGGTTATTCAAATGCCATGGAAAAGTATTTAATCGTTATAGCAAAGAAAATCAACACATTATACAAATCGAAATCTTATCAGAATTAGAAAAATATCAAAGACGTCAATATTATAGAATGGATCTGGTTTTACCCATGAAATACAAAATCAAAGAAGATAAATGGAAAGATAGTTTTATTCTAGATCTCAGTGGTGGTGGCATCAGAATGATTGGTAAAAATAAATTAGAGTTGAATCAATCCATAAGATGTACCTTTGATTTAGAATTTCAAGAAGAAGTCAAAACAGTATTGGTTAAAGGAAATGTTTTAACATCCGATCGAGTGACTAAAAACGATCAAACACAATATGAACACCGAGTAGAATTTTTAGATATTACAAGTGACACCCAAGAAACCATTATAAAATATATCTTTGAAAAAGAAAGAGAGAAAAGAAAACAAGAAAAAGGAATGGTTTAA
- a CDS encoding protein-glutamate methylesterase/protein-glutamine glutaminase — MRHKKKIVIIDDSAFMRRVFSDIIKSDQRFDVVATANNGLKGLEIIEEYKPDAIILDINMPIMDGLDVLEALQKKPFIPTIVASSIAEKGGYETIKALELGAFDFIRKPENIFHVKNTDFITIFIEKLLLALECNNCPRIIMTSEIKKTKTMNPNNTRDNKIIAIGCSTGGPKALHDIIPYLPKNLNSSIVIVQHMPKGFTKSLANRLNDLSALTVKEAEHGEILESGTVYIAKGGHHMFIRKKNDKHIIELNQEPLRMSHRPSVNNMLDSLIHTSYDEIIGVILTGMGNDGTEGMFNLKENKNTYVIAQNEATCVVYGMPKSIVTNKLADTILPIQDITKTLMTKVGVL, encoded by the coding sequence ATGAGACACAAGAAAAAAATTGTCATTATTGATGACTCTGCATTTATGAGAAGGGTGTTTTCTGATATAATTAAATCAGATCAGAGGTTTGATGTTGTGGCAACTGCTAATAATGGGCTTAAAGGTTTGGAAATAATTGAAGAATATAAGCCAGATGCTATTATTTTAGATATTAATATGCCTATTATGGATGGTTTAGATGTATTAGAAGCACTTCAAAAAAAACCTTTTATTCCTACTATTGTTGCAAGTTCTATTGCTGAAAAAGGAGGATACGAGACGATTAAAGCACTAGAATTAGGTGCCTTTGATTTTATAAGAAAGCCAGAGAATATTTTTCATGTAAAAAACACAGATTTTATAACGATTTTTATTGAAAAATTATTACTAGCACTAGAATGTAACAATTGTCCAAGAATTATTATGACCAGTGAAATCAAAAAAACAAAAACAATGAATCCAAACAATACAAGAGATAATAAAATTATTGCAATAGGTTGTTCAACAGGCGGACCAAAAGCTTTACATGATATTATTCCTTATTTGCCAAAGAATTTGAACTCTAGTATTGTGATCGTTCAACATATGCCCAAAGGTTTTACAAAATCTTTAGCCAATCGGTTAAATGATTTAAGTGCTTTAACAGTAAAAGAAGCTGAACATGGAGAAATACTGGAAAGCGGCACAGTTTATATCGCAAAAGGCGGACATCATATGTTCATTAGAAAAAAAAATGATAAACATATCATTGAGCTCAATCAAGAACCGTTAAGAATGAGTCATAGACCATCGGTAAATAATATGTTAGATTCCCTTATTCATACATCATATGACGAAATAATTGGTGTTATATTAACGGGTATGGGAAACGATGGAACAGAAGGTATGTTTAACTTAAAAGAAAACAAGAATACATATGTCATAGCACAAAATGAAGCAACTTGTGTTGTCTATGGAATGCCTAAATCAATTGTAACCAATAAACTTGCTGATACAATATTACCAATACAAGATATTACAAAAACATTAATGACTAAAGTGGGGGTGCTTTAA
- a CDS encoding chemotaxis protein CheA translates to MDISQYLEIFIEESKEHLQLLNESLLNLEKDPANIELVNEIFRVAHTLKGMSGTMGYKRMQKLTHDMENVLAEIRNEKIKTSANLLDVLFQSLDALEEYVDTIVNTGTEGENDNEKIIAALNAILNEETEEVVADKKPEVKISVETEGQEDASLRKHKELTITEYEESAILKAYNENYKVYGLTIYIQETCILKSARAFIIFRTLENLGQVIKSNPSVQEIEDENFDNDFSVFLVSNETPEKIYEEIRTIAEVSDVLLDEVSLEDAKIEDSEEKDDILEEINLVKDTKKDIKKEEQQNSNQNNKPKTNRTVRVDIERLDNLMNLVSELIIIKNGLETIDVDTQDQNFNESIEYLERVTTNLHDAVMKVRMVPIERVFNRFPRMIRDLSRKLDKNIELNITGEDTELDRTVIDEIGDPLVHLLRNAADHGLETKNERAKTGKDEQGIINLTAYQDGNNVVIEVEDDGKGIDTDKVKEKAVSKGVISPEVAEAMTENEAIELLFKPSFSTAGEISDVSGRGVGLDVVKTKIETLGGDIEVRSTLGIGSKFIIRLPLTLAIIQALMVNLGQEKYAIPLNTIQTIEDIKKDEIKYVQSKEVIHLRGSVIPLVRLNEELHVTKEENEEVLDYETVVIVNKGDRKAGFVVDSLIGQQEIVIKSLGKYLINIKMIAGATILGDGEVALILDVNTLV, encoded by the coding sequence ATGGATATCAGTCAATATTTAGAAATTTTTATTGAGGAATCAAAAGAACATTTACAACTATTAAATGAATCGCTTTTAAATTTAGAAAAAGATCCAGCTAACATTGAGTTGGTTAATGAAATCTTTAGAGTGGCGCATACTTTAAAAGGTATGTCAGGAACAATGGGGTATAAAAGAATGCAAAAATTAACCCATGATATGGAAAATGTATTGGCAGAAATTAGAAATGAAAAAATCAAAACAAGTGCCAATTTATTAGATGTATTATTCCAATCTTTAGATGCATTAGAAGAGTATGTAGATACAATAGTCAACACGGGTACAGAAGGTGAAAATGACAATGAAAAAATAATCGCAGCATTGAACGCAATACTAAATGAAGAAACAGAGGAAGTTGTAGCGGATAAAAAACCAGAAGTAAAAATCTCTGTTGAGACAGAAGGTCAAGAAGATGCTTCTCTTAGAAAGCACAAGGAACTGACGATTACAGAGTATGAAGAAAGCGCAATTTTAAAAGCATATAATGAAAATTATAAAGTATATGGTCTAACCATTTATATTCAAGAAACTTGCATTTTAAAGTCTGCAAGAGCCTTTATTATTTTTAGAACATTAGAAAACCTCGGTCAAGTGATTAAATCCAATCCATCTGTTCAAGAAATTGAAGATGAAAACTTTGATAATGATTTTTCCGTGTTTTTAGTTTCAAATGAAACGCCAGAAAAAATATATGAGGAAATTAGAACCATTGCAGAAGTAAGTGATGTGCTGTTAGATGAAGTATCTTTAGAAGATGCTAAGATAGAAGATTCAGAAGAAAAAGATGATATTCTAGAAGAAATCAACCTGGTTAAGGACACAAAAAAAGATATTAAAAAAGAAGAGCAGCAAAATTCAAATCAAAACAATAAGCCTAAGACCAACAGAACTGTTAGAGTGGATATTGAACGATTAGATAATTTAATGAACTTAGTGAGTGAGTTAATTATCATTAAAAACGGCTTAGAAACCATAGATGTAGATACTCAAGATCAGAATTTTAATGAATCCATTGAGTACTTAGAAAGAGTTACAACCAATCTTCATGATGCAGTAATGAAAGTTCGAATGGTGCCTATTGAACGTGTGTTTAATAGATTCCCAAGAATGATAAGAGATTTATCAAGAAAATTAGATAAAAATATAGAGCTTAATATTACGGGTGAAGATACAGAATTAGATAGAACCGTTATTGATGAAATAGGGGACCCACTTGTTCACTTATTAAGAAATGCGGCAGATCATGGTTTAGAAACAAAAAATGAAAGAGCAAAAACTGGAAAAGACGAACAAGGCATTATTAATTTGACAGCTTATCAAGATGGTAATAATGTTGTTATAGAAGTCGAAGACGATGGCAAAGGTATAGATACGGATAAAGTTAAAGAAAAAGCAGTAAGTAAAGGGGTTATAAGCCCAGAAGTTGCTGAAGCCATGACAGAAAATGAAGCCATTGAGTTATTATTTAAGCCTAGCTTTTCAACGGCAGGTGAAATATCCGATGTTTCTGGTAGAGGTGTCGGTTTAGACGTTGTAAAAACAAAAATTGAAACCTTAGGTGGGGATATAGAAGTAAGAAGTACCTTAGGAATAGGGAGTAAATTTATCATCAGATTACCATTAACATTAGCAATCATACAAGCTTTAATGGTTAATTTAGGACAAGAGAAATATGCAATACCATTAAATACAATACAAACTATTGAAGATATTAAAAAAGATGAAATTAAATATGTGCAATCAAAAGAAGTCATACATCTAAGAGGAAGCGTTATTCCGTTAGTTAGACTGAATGAAGAATTACATGTTACAAAAGAAGAAAATGAAGAAGTGTTAGACTATGAAACGGTTGTAATTGTGAATAAGGGTGATAGAAAAGCTGGTTTTGTAGTAGATAGTTTAATTGGACAACAAGAAATAGTCATTAAATCATTAGGAAAATATTTAATCAATATTAAAATGATTGCTGGAGCAACTATTCTAGGTGATGGTGAAGTAGCACTTATTTTAGATGTTAATACTTTAGTATAA
- a CDS encoding chemotaxis protein CheW, giving the protein MENNVNTISKQYIITKFNNEQFGINIKYVQNIVRMQRITRVPKAPSYIQGVINLRGDIIPVMSLRDKFGLEKDEYTDKTRIIIVELEDSNVGLIVDEVKEVIQLNTDLIEKVNQDSTNDKSHYLSGIGKYGEELISLLNLKNIIDEKENI; this is encoded by the coding sequence ATGGAAAACAATGTGAACACCATAAGTAAACAATATATTATTACGAAATTTAATAATGAGCAATTTGGAATTAATATAAAATATGTACAAAACATCGTAAGAATGCAACGTATTACTAGAGTTCCGAAAGCACCTTCATATATCCAAGGTGTAATTAATTTGCGTGGCGATATTATTCCTGTAATGAGTCTAAGAGATAAATTTGGTTTAGAAAAAGATGAATATACGGATAAAACAAGAATCATTATTGTAGAATTAGAAGACAGTAACGTAGGATTAATTGTTGATGAAGTAAAAGAAGTGATACAATTGAATACAGATTTAATTGAAAAAGTTAATCAAGATAGCACCAATGATAAATCACATTATTTATCAGGTATTGGAAAATATGGTGAAGAATTAATATCACTCCTTAATCTTAAGAATATTATTGATGAAAAAGAAAACATATAG